ACCAGAAGCTGTTTGATATTATCAACCCTCAGCTCATACAACCCGATCTGCTCATCTTCCTGAATGCACCGGTGGCCAAACTCCAGCAGAATATAAAACACCGGAACCGCTCATATGAGCAGCAGATAGAAGATCAGTACCTGAGTAATGTACACGATATGTATATGCAGTATATCAGGCAACATCCTGTTCGTGTACTGATGGTGGATATGACAAAGACTGACTTCGTTAAAAATCCGGGCGACTTTGAGACACTGCTGCATGCCCTGGATACAGATTATGAGCCAGGCATACACTATTTGTAGCACCGGGAATCGGGAACTGGTTCGCCTGTTAATTTAAAAGGGTGTCTTATATATTATAAAGCACCCTGGCATTTACTATTATTAATTATTAGTACTTATTATTAATTGTTAGTGCTCATTATTAATTTTCTGTACTATACTGCTGGCTGCGATCCATCCGCTGGTCCAGGCATGCTGAAAATTGAATCCGCCGGTGATACCGTCCACGTCCATGACCTCTCCGGCAAAAAACAATCCCGGTGCCAGCCTGCTTTCCATGGTGGCAGGATCTATTTCTGACAATTGCACACCCCCACAGGTTACGAATTCTTCTTTGAAGGTTGTCTTCCCTTTGACCGGGCACTCCATGGCTGTCAGCAGCTTCACCAGTTTATGCTGGTCTTTTGCCGGCATATCTGCCCAACGTACATCTTCTCCAATTCCGGACTGTTGTAAAAGGAAATGCCAGAGCCGCTGTGGCAGTCCGAAAGGGTTCTTATGATGCATTTTCTGTCCACCGAGTGAAAACCGCAGATCCTGCATTTCGTCGCGCAGGCTGTTCTCGTTAAATGCAGGCAGCCAGTTCACGATCGCTGTAAACTGATATTGTATGGCGCCGAGATCACGGGCCCCCCACGCAGACAGGCGCAGGATACAGGGGCCGCTCATACCCCAGTGCGTGATCATCAGCGGACCGCGCTCCTGTAATTTCGTACCTGCTATTTTCACATGTGCTTCTTCCACACTCACCCCCATCAGTGCCGTAATAGGGTTACCAGGCATGTTGAACGTGAACAGTGATGGCATAGGAGCCACGATCTGATGCCCTGTGTCCTGTAACCAGGCAAACTTTTCTACCTGGGCATAACCGCCGGCAGCGACACATACATAATTGGCTTTCAATGAGCTACCGTCCTGCAGGGCAACATTCCACACCTTCCCTTCCCGGGTCAGGGCAGTCACCCCGGCATTCATTTTAATCTTTACCCCATATTTATCAACCTCCCTCAGCAAACAGTCTATGATCGTCTGGGAATTATCTGTAACGGGAAACATCCTGCCGTCCGCCTCTGCCTTCAGTGACACGCCTCTTTCCTTAAACCAGCTGATCGTATCAGGCACAAAAAACCGGTTAAAGGTCTTTTTCACGAAATGCTGTCCTCTTGGATATCGTTTCGACATGTATGAAATATCGGGGGCATTATGGGTCACGTTACATCTTCCACCGCCTGAAACCTTCACTTTGGATAAAAGTTTACTGCTTTTCTCTATCAGTATGACTTCCAATTGAGTATGAAGACGTGCGGCGTTCACCGCACAGAAAAAACCGGCTGCTCCGCCACCAATAATTACTAATCTATTGTTTATCATGATATTACAAATCCAGTCATGCAATATTCGCATTCCCGCCGCAATAATAAATCAAAGCCGGGATATTCTAATTTATTCTGCATCAATAACATTTTTTGCATATATTAATTTTTCACGCTATTTTGCATATTATATTTTTTGATACTATATTGTCGCAAAATGTTGTTCCACATGCAATCTGTGTTCTCTAAAACAAAAAAACGCTTTAAGTGGCTCCTCCCAGCATGCATGTTGGGGATCACAGGTGCCCTTGCATTTTATCCTGCGGACGAGTGGCAGGATAAAATCACCGAAGCCTTGGAACTGTACAGCAAACGCTTCCCCCAGGAAAAGGTTTACCTTCAACTGGACAAAGACTACTATGCCGCTGGGGAAACCATGTGGTTCAAAGCGTATGTTTTGCTACAAGGCCAGCCATCACTTTCTGCTACCAACCTATACGTAGAGCTGGTTGATAAAGGAGGAAATGTGGTAAGTAAAAAACTGATCTCCATTGGTGGTGCTACCGGTTCCGGTGCATTTGAACTGCCGGAGAGCCAGAAAGCCGGTCAATACCAGCTGCGTGCCTACACCGCGTGGATGCTGAACTTTGACTCGGAATATCTCTTCTACAAAAGCATTGAAATATTCGATCCGTCTAAACCGGTTGGCCCTTCTCAGAAGCCGGCTGCTACCGATTTTGCGGTAAACTTCTTCCCCGAAGGCGGTAACCTGATCGCTGGTATTCCCGGCCGTGTGGCTTTTAAAGCCATCGACCAGCAGGGTTTCCCACAGGAAGCGAACGGTATCATCCAGAACCTGAAAGGTGAAACAGTAGCACAGCTGAAGACCACCCGTGATGGTATGGGTATGTTTGAACTGACGCCGGCTGCGGGTGAAACCTACAAGGCCCTGATGCAGACCAGTAAAGGCCTGCAGAAAACGATCCTGCTGCCTGTAGTGAAAACTACCGGTGTCGGCATGAAAGTCTTCAACAAAGGTGCCCGTATATTCTACACGACCACTCCTGCCTCCAAAGATAACCCGATGTACAATAACCTGATGATCGTTGCGCAGATGCAGCAGCACATCGTGTACAAGGCAAAACTGAATGCAGGTGAAGGTCAGATGAGCGGCTTCATCCCGACCAAGGAATTACCTTCCGGTATCCTGCAGCTGACTGTATTCAACAGTGATGGCGTGCCAATGGCAGAAAGGCTGGCTTTTGTAAGAAAGAACGACTTCCTGTCTCTTGGTTTACAGAACATGGCCATCAATACACAGCCAAGACAGAAGAACACGCTTGAGATCAAGATCCCGGACACCATGCTAACAAGCCTGTCCGTTACGATCACAGATGCGGACAACATTGTTAAAGACCAGGATGAGAACAATATTCTTTCTAACCTGCTGCTGACTTCTGATCTGAAAGGATATATCGCTAATCCTGCACAATATTTCAAAGATGCAGATCCTTCTACCCTTGCAGGTCTCGACCTGGTGATGATGACGAACGGATGGAGAAGGTTCACCTGGGAGAAAGTGCTGCATAACTACATGCCTGACATCAAGTATCCTTACGAACAGGGTCTGCTGCTGAAAGGTATCGCTACTACCAACAAAGGTGCATCTGCACTGTCTAATGGTAAAGTAGACTTTATCCTGAAACAGCCGATCGATACCTCTACCGCATTCTCTTCCGTTACTACTAATGACAAAGGTGAATTTGCTGTAGACCGTCTGCAGTTCGTGGATACCATCAACGTATTCTACCGTGCGAACGATCCGAATAAAGCATGGAAAGATGTGTCTGTGAAATTCGAACCACACTTCTTCGAATCCAGAGAACCAGTGACACTGCCTTATCCATTCAGAAATAATGTGGAGATAGAAAGCAGGGTACTGAGCACCTATCTCTCTACCGTTGCTGAGAACAGTGCAGTAAGCAGATCTATCCGTAACAAACCGATCTTCCTGAAAGAGATCAACGTGCGTGAAAAACGCCTCAGTAAAACTGAAACTGTTGAAGCCCGTTACGCAACCGGTATGTTCAGCGCAGGCGATGGTTATGCATTCGACCTGACCAAGGATGAACCAGGTAGTCTAAGTATCTTCCAGTACCTGCAGTCTAAAGTACCTGGTCTGACGGTTAACCTGGCTGATCCTGTCGTGGGTCCTACGATGCAATGGCGTGGTGGTCCTCCGGTACTGTTCCTGAATGAAATGCCTACCAACATCAACATGCTGAGCAACATTAACATAGGCGATGTGGCATTCATTAAAGTACTGCGTCCTACTTTCGTAGGTGGCTTCGGTGGTAGCTCAGGTGCGATCGCTGTATACACGAGAAAAGGTGGTGACAGCAAGAACGATGTGGATACACGTGGATTCGAAAAATACAGAAAAGCAGGTTACGATATCGTGAAGGAGTTTTACGCACCTGATTATACTGTACGTAAAGAGATCCACATCCTGCAGGATAAAAGGCTGACCCTCTACTGGAATCCAAACCTGATAGCGGACTCCCTGACACACACTGCAAAGGTATCCTTCTACAACAACGACTTCACAAGACGTTTCCGCATTATTGTGGAGGGTATGGGTGAAGACGGATCACTGGGACAC
The DNA window shown above is from Chitinophaga agri and carries:
- a CDS encoding BaiN/RdsA family NAD(P)/FAD-dependent oxidoreductase, whose product is MINNRLVIIGGGAAGFFCAVNAARLHTQLEVILIEKSSKLLSKVKVSGGGRCNVTHNAPDISYMSKRYPRGQHFVKKTFNRFFVPDTISWFKERGVSLKAEADGRMFPVTDNSQTIIDCLLREVDKYGVKIKMNAGVTALTREGKVWNVALQDGSSLKANYVCVAAGGYAQVEKFAWLQDTGHQIVAPMPSLFTFNMPGNPITALMGVSVEEAHVKIAGTKLQERGPLMITHWGMSGPCILRLSAWGARDLGAIQYQFTAIVNWLPAFNENSLRDEMQDLRFSLGGQKMHHKNPFGLPQRLWHFLLQQSGIGEDVRWADMPAKDQHKLVKLLTAMECPVKGKTTFKEEFVTCGGVQLSEIDPATMESRLAPGLFFAGEVMDVDGITGGFNFQHAWTSGWIAASSIVQKINNEH
- a CDS encoding MG2 domain-containing protein, which translates into the protein MQSVFSKTKKRFKWLLPACMLGITGALAFYPADEWQDKITEALELYSKRFPQEKVYLQLDKDYYAAGETMWFKAYVLLQGQPSLSATNLYVELVDKGGNVVSKKLISIGGATGSGAFELPESQKAGQYQLRAYTAWMLNFDSEYLFYKSIEIFDPSKPVGPSQKPAATDFAVNFFPEGGNLIAGIPGRVAFKAIDQQGFPQEANGIIQNLKGETVAQLKTTRDGMGMFELTPAAGETYKALMQTSKGLQKTILLPVVKTTGVGMKVFNKGARIFYTTTPASKDNPMYNNLMIVAQMQQHIVYKAKLNAGEGQMSGFIPTKELPSGILQLTVFNSDGVPMAERLAFVRKNDFLSLGLQNMAINTQPRQKNTLEIKIPDTMLTSLSVTITDADNIVKDQDENNILSNLLLTSDLKGYIANPAQYFKDADPSTLAGLDLVMMTNGWRRFTWEKVLHNYMPDIKYPYEQGLLLKGIATTNKGASALSNGKVDFILKQPIDTSTAFSSVTTNDKGEFAVDRLQFVDTINVFYRANDPNKAWKDVSVKFEPHFFESREPVTLPYPFRNNVEIESRVLSTYLSTVAENSAVSRSIRNKPIFLKEINVREKRLSKTETVEARYATGMFSAGDGYAFDLTKDEPGSLSIFQYLQSKVPGLTVNLADPVVGPTMQWRGGPPVLFLNEMPTNINMLSNINIGDVAFIKVLRPTFVGGFGGSSGAIAVYTRKGGDSKNDVDTRGFEKYRKAGYDIVKEFYAPDYTVRKEIHILQDKRLTLYWNPNLIADSLTHTAKVSFYNNDFTRRFRIIVEGMGEDGSLGHTEQILQ